A window from Pseudomonas moraviensis encodes these proteins:
- the rplK gene encoding 50S ribosomal protein L11, which translates to MAKKITAYIKLQVKAAQANPSPPVGPALGQHGVNIMEFCKAFNARTQGLEPGLPTPVIITVYSDRSFTFETKSTPASVLLKKAAGLTSGSARPNTVKVGTVTRAQLEEIAKTKNADLTAADMDAAVRTIAGSARSMGLNVEGV; encoded by the coding sequence ATGGCCAAGAAGATTACCGCTTACATCAAGCTGCAAGTGAAGGCCGCTCAGGCTAACCCAAGTCCACCTGTTGGTCCTGCTCTGGGTCAGCACGGCGTGAACATCATGGAATTCTGCAAGGCTTTCAACGCCCGTACCCAGGGTCTTGAGCCAGGTCTGCCGACTCCAGTGATCATCACTGTCTATAGCGACCGTAGCTTCACTTTCGAAACCAAATCCACCCCTGCTTCGGTTCTGCTGAAGAAGGCGGCCGGTCTGACCAGCGGTTCCGCTCGTCCGAACACCGTTAAGGTTGGCACCGTTACCCGTGCTCAGCTGGAAGAAATCGCGAAAACCAAAAACGCGGATCTGACTGCAGCTGATATGGATGCAGCCGTGCGTACTATCGCCGGTTCTGCTCGTAGCATGGGCCTTAACGTGGAGGGTGTGTAA
- the nusG gene encoding transcription termination/antitermination protein NusG, with translation MAKRWYVVHAYSGYEKHVMRSLIERVKLAGMEDGFGEILVPTEEVVEMRNGQKRKSERKFFPGYVLVQMDMNEGTWHLVKDTPRVMGFIGGTADKPAPITDKEAEAILRRVADGSDKPKPKTLFEPGETVRVNDGPFADFNGVVEEVNYEKSRIQVAVLIFGRSTPVELEFSQVEKV, from the coding sequence GTGGCTAAGCGTTGGTATGTTGTGCATGCTTACTCGGGTTACGAGAAGCATGTGATGCGCTCGCTGATCGAGCGCGTAAAGCTGGCTGGCATGGAAGATGGCTTCGGCGAGATTCTGGTTCCCACTGAAGAAGTGGTTGAGATGCGTAACGGCCAGAAGCGCAAAAGCGAACGGAAGTTCTTCCCAGGCTATGTGCTGGTCCAGATGGATATGAACGAGGGTACTTGGCACTTGGTCAAGGATACTCCTCGGGTGATGGGTTTCATCGGCGGTACTGCCGACAAGCCTGCACCAATTACCGATAAAGAGGCAGAAGCGATTCTGCGTCGCGTTGCTGATGGTAGTGACAAGCCTAAGCCGAAGACGTTGTTCGAGCCAGGTGAGACGGTACGTGTCAACGACGGTCCATTCGCCGATTTCAATGGTGTTGTGGAAGAAGTTAACTACGAAAAGAGCCGGATCCAAGTGGCGGTGCTCATTTTCGGTCGCTCTACTCCGGTGGAGCTCGAGTTCAGTCAGGTCGAGAAGGTCTAA
- the secE gene encoding preprotein translocase subunit SecE: MTPKAEAQGSRFDLLKWLVVVALVVVGVVGNQYYAASPILYRVLALLAIAAVAAFVGLQTAKGKSFFVLVKEARTEIRKVVWPTRQETTQTTLIVVAVVLVMALLLWGLDSLLGWLVSLIVG; encoded by the coding sequence ATGACTCCTAAAGCTGAAGCTCAAGGCTCTCGCTTCGATCTGCTCAAGTGGCTTGTAGTAGTCGCTTTGGTGGTTGTTGGCGTTGTTGGCAATCAGTATTACGCTGCTTCGCCGATCCTGTACCGTGTACTTGCTTTGCTTGCCATTGCTGCTGTAGCTGCCTTTGTAGGCCTGCAGACCGCGAAGGGCAAGTCTTTCTTTGTACTGGTTAAGGAAGCTCGCACCGAGATTCGTAAAGTCGTGTGGCCAACTCGCCAAGAAACCACGCAGACCACCCTGATTGTGGTGGCTGTTGTTCTGGTTATGGCGTTGCTGTTGTGGGGGCTTGATTCCCTGCTCGGCTGGCTTGTTTCCTTGATTGTCGGCTAA
- the tuf gene encoding elongation factor Tu, which yields MAKEKFDRSLPHVNVGTIGHVDHGKTTLTAALTRVCSEVFGSAVVEFDKIDSAPEEKARGITINTAHVEYNSTIRHYAHVDCPGHADYVKNMITGAAQMDGAILVCSAADGPMPQTREHILLSRQVGVPYIVVFLNKADLVDDAELLELVEMEVRDLLSTYDFPGDDTPIIIGSARMALEGKDDNEMGTTAVRKLVETLDTYIPEPVRMIDKPFLMPIEDVFSISGRGTVVTGRIERGIVRVQDALEIVGLRDTTTTTCTGVEMFRKLLDEGRAGENCGVLLRGTKRDDVERGQVLVKPGSVKPHTKFTAEVYVLSKEEGGRHTPFFKGYRPQFYFRTTDVTGNCELPEGVEMVMPGDNIQMTVTLIKTIAMEDGLRFAIREGGRTVGAGVVAKIIE from the coding sequence ATGGCTAAGGAAAAATTTGATCGTTCCCTGCCCCACGTCAACGTTGGGACCATTGGTCACGTTGACCACGGTAAAACCACTCTGACTGCTGCTCTGACTCGCGTCTGCTCCGAAGTTTTCGGTTCGGCCGTCGTTGAATTCGACAAGATCGACAGCGCACCAGAAGAAAAAGCTCGCGGTATCACCATCAACACCGCTCACGTTGAGTACAACTCGACTATTCGTCACTACGCTCACGTTGACTGCCCAGGTCACGCTGACTACGTGAAGAACATGATCACAGGTGCTGCCCAGATGGACGGCGCGATCCTGGTTTGCTCGGCCGCTGATGGTCCGATGCCACAAACCCGTGAGCACATCCTGCTGTCTCGTCAGGTAGGCGTTCCGTACATCGTGGTTTTCCTGAACAAGGCTGACCTGGTAGACGACGCTGAGCTGCTGGAACTGGTTGAGATGGAAGTTCGTGACCTGCTGTCGACCTACGACTTCCCGGGCGACGACACTCCGATCATCATCGGTTCGGCTCGTATGGCGCTGGAAGGCAAAGACGACAACGAAATGGGCACCACTGCCGTTCGTAAACTGGTTGAAACTCTGGATACCTACATCCCAGAACCAGTTCGTATGATTGATAAGCCGTTCCTGATGCCAATCGAAGACGTATTCTCGATCTCCGGTCGCGGTACTGTTGTGACTGGTCGTATCGAGCGCGGTATCGTTCGCGTTCAGGACGCTCTGGAAATCGTTGGTCTGCGTGACACCACCACCACCACCTGCACCGGTGTTGAGATGTTCCGCAAGCTGCTCGACGAAGGTCGTGCTGGCGAGAACTGCGGCGTTCTGCTGCGTGGTACCAAGCGTGACGACGTTGAGCGTGGCCAGGTTCTGGTCAAGCCAGGTTCGGTCAAGCCGCACACCAAGTTCACTGCAGAAGTTTACGTTCTGAGCAAGGAAGAAGGCGGTCGTCACACTCCGTTCTTCAAAGGCTACCGTCCACAGTTCTACTTCCGTACTACTGACGTGACTGGTAACTGCGAGCTGCCAGAAGGCGTTGAAATGGTAATGCCAGGTGACAACATTCAGATGACTGTTACCCTGATCAAAACCATCGCGATGGAAGACGGTCTGCGTTTCGCTATCCGTGAAGGCGGTCGTACCGTCGGCGCTGGCGTCGTAGCCAAAATCATCGAATAA
- a CDS encoding pantothenate kinase: MILELDCGNSFIKWRVLDAGASGVVSEGVVDSNQALIESLRIIKSLSLRNCRLVSVRTDEETGALIELIEREFGIPVVCAKSAREMSGVRNGYEDYERLGLDRWLAMLGGFHLAAGNACLILDFGTAVTADFVAADGEHLGGFICPGMPLMRNQLRTHTRKIRYGDQAAERALSSHVPGRTTVEAVERGCSLMLRGFVLTQLELARAYWCENFMVFVTGGDAELVDGVVPEAKVVPDLVFVGLAMACPLS, encoded by the coding sequence ATGATTCTTGAGCTTGACTGCGGCAACAGCTTTATAAAATGGCGCGTACTGGATGCCGGGGCGAGCGGAGTGGTCTCGGAAGGGGTTGTAGATTCCAATCAAGCTTTAATTGAGAGCCTGCGGATCATAAAGTCGCTCTCACTGCGCAACTGTCGTTTGGTAAGTGTCAGGACTGATGAGGAAACCGGCGCGTTAATTGAGCTTATTGAGCGGGAGTTCGGTATCCCTGTCGTATGTGCGAAATCCGCCCGCGAGATGTCTGGCGTTCGTAACGGCTATGAAGATTATGAGCGCTTGGGGCTTGATCGCTGGCTGGCGATGCTTGGGGGCTTTCACTTGGCTGCCGGCAATGCTTGCCTGATTCTCGACTTCGGTACGGCTGTCACTGCTGATTTTGTTGCGGCGGACGGGGAGCATCTCGGTGGGTTCATCTGCCCTGGCATGCCATTGATGCGAAACCAGCTGCGCACCCATACGCGCAAAATTCGTTATGGTGATCAGGCGGCTGAGCGGGCCCTTTCCAGTCATGTGCCGGGACGGACCACCGTAGAGGCGGTAGAGCGCGGTTGTTCTCTGATGCTGAGGGGCTTCGTGCTCACTCAATTAGAGCTGGCTCGAGCATATTGGTGCGAAAACTTCATGGTCTTCGTTACGGGAGGAGATGCTGAGTTGGTGGATGGCGTCGTGCCTGAGGCCAAGGTGGTGCCCGACCTGGTTTTTGTCGGCTTGGCCATGGCGTGTCCCTTGTCCTGA
- the birA gene encoding bifunctional biotin--[acetyl-CoA-carboxylase] ligase/biotin operon repressor BirA translates to MLTLLDLLKDGRFHSGQDLGTALGISRSAVWKQLQQLEAELGLLVHKVRGRGYQLSAPLTLLDPLEITRRAPQWPVTVFDSVDSTNAEALRSVGEGAPAPFLVLAERQLAGRGRRGRKWVSPFAENLYYSLVLRIDGGMRQLEGLSLVVGLAVMQTLRNTGVPNAGLKWPNDVLVGNKKIAGILLELVGDPADVCHVVLGIGINVNMQVADEVDQQWTSIRLESGRACDRNALVIQLSNQLSAYIDKHQANGFAGLHAEWAENHLWQGRAVSLIAGNSQVDGVVLGIDSQGGLRLNVDGVEKVFSGGELSLRLRDDS, encoded by the coding sequence ATGTTGACGTTGTTGGATCTTCTGAAGGATGGGCGATTCCATTCCGGACAGGACTTGGGGACCGCCCTGGGAATTAGCCGAAGTGCTGTATGGAAGCAGTTGCAGCAGCTTGAAGCTGAGCTGGGCCTGTTGGTCCATAAAGTCCGCGGTCGCGGATATCAATTGTCGGCGCCTTTAACGCTGCTTGATCCTCTGGAAATAACCAGAAGGGCGCCTCAGTGGCCTGTGACTGTGTTTGATTCTGTCGATTCGACAAATGCCGAAGCTCTGCGCTCCGTTGGTGAAGGCGCTCCTGCGCCATTTCTGGTGCTGGCGGAGCGACAATTGGCAGGGCGTGGTCGTCGTGGTCGTAAGTGGGTGAGCCCATTTGCAGAAAACCTTTACTACAGCCTCGTCCTCCGTATCGACGGGGGCATGCGTCAGCTTGAAGGGTTGAGCCTTGTTGTTGGCTTGGCCGTTATGCAGACCTTGCGAAATACGGGTGTACCGAATGCCGGTTTGAAGTGGCCCAATGATGTGTTGGTGGGCAATAAGAAGATCGCCGGGATTCTACTTGAGCTCGTCGGAGATCCGGCGGATGTCTGTCATGTGGTGCTGGGTATAGGAATCAATGTGAATATGCAGGTTGCTGACGAGGTCGACCAGCAATGGACCTCCATAAGGCTTGAGTCTGGCCGGGCCTGTGATCGCAATGCTTTAGTGATTCAGTTAAGTAATCAACTGAGCGCTTACATTGATAAGCACCAAGCCAATGGCTTCGCTGGTCTGCATGCAGAATGGGCGGAAAACCATCTTTGGCAGGGGCGCGCCGTTTCTTTGATCGCTGGTAACAGTCAGGTCGATGGGGTTGTACTCGGCATTGATAGCCAGGGCGGGTTGCGCTTGAACGTAGACGGTGTTGAAAAAGTCTTCAGTGGTGGAGAGCTCAGCCTGAGGTTGCGTGATGATTCTTGA
- the tyrS gene encoding tyrosine--tRNA ligase, with amino-acid sequence MKSVEEQLALIKRGAEELLVESELVEKLKRGQPLRIKAGFDPTAPDLHLGHTVLINKLRQFQELGHQVIFLIGDFTGMIGDPSGKSATRPPLTREQVLENAETYKTQVFKILDPAKTEVAFNSTWMDKMGPADFIRLTSQYTVARMLERDDFDKRYTTNQPIAIHEFLYPLVQGYDSVALRADVELGGTDQKFNLLMGRELQRGYGQEAQCILTMPLLEGLDGVKKMSKSLGNYVGIQEAPGVMYSKLVSIPDALMWRYFELLSFRSMDEIDAFRADVEAGANPRDIKIKLAEEIVARFHGEEAAANAHRGAGNRMKDGELPDDLPEIELASAEDMPIAAVLNKAGLVKNSAAARDLLAAGGVRVDGEVVDRSFIYVVGATHVCQAGKKAFARITLKSE; translated from the coding sequence ATGAAGTCGGTTGAAGAGCAGCTAGCGCTGATTAAACGTGGTGCGGAAGAACTGTTGGTCGAGTCCGAGCTGGTCGAGAAGCTCAAACGCGGCCAACCGCTGCGTATCAAGGCTGGTTTCGACCCTACCGCTCCGGATCTGCATCTGGGTCATACCGTGCTTATTAATAAGCTGCGTCAGTTCCAGGAGCTGGGGCATCAGGTGATCTTCCTTATTGGTGACTTCACCGGGATGATCGGCGACCCGAGTGGCAAGAGCGCAACGCGCCCGCCGCTGACGCGCGAACAGGTTCTCGAGAATGCCGAAACCTACAAGACTCAGGTTTTCAAAATTCTTGATCCGGCGAAAACCGAAGTTGCCTTCAACTCCACCTGGATGGACAAGATGGGGCCGGCGGATTTCATTCGTCTGACGTCGCAATACACCGTCGCCCGCATGCTCGAGCGCGATGACTTCGACAAGCGCTACACCACCAATCAGCCGATCGCTATTCACGAGTTCCTCTATCCGCTGGTGCAGGGCTACGACTCGGTCGCACTGCGCGCGGATGTCGAACTGGGCGGTACCGATCAGAAATTCAATTTGCTGATGGGGCGTGAACTGCAGCGTGGGTATGGTCAGGAGGCTCAGTGCATTCTGACCATGCCATTGCTGGAAGGTCTGGATGGCGTGAAGAAGATGTCCAAGTCGCTGGGCAACTACGTCGGTATCCAGGAAGCGCCGGGCGTCATGTACAGCAAGCTGGTTTCCATTCCGGATGCGCTGATGTGGCGTTACTTTGAATTGCTGAGCTTCCGGTCCATGGATGAGATCGATGCATTCAGGGCTGACGTTGAAGCTGGTGCGAACCCGCGTGACATCAAGATCAAGCTGGCTGAAGAGATTGTTGCGCGTTTCCATGGTGAAGAAGCTGCAGCGAATGCTCATCGTGGGGCTGGCAATCGCATGAAGGATGGCGAGCTTCCGGACGATTTGCCTGAGATCGAACTGGCTTCGGCTGAGGACATGCCGATCGCTGCCGTTCTTAATAAGGCCGGTCTGGTGAAGAACTCGGCAGCGGCGCGTGATCTGTTGGCGGCTGGCGGAGTGCGCGTTGATGGAGAGGTGGTTGATCGCTCCTTTATATATGTAGTCGGCGCGACTCACGTTTGCCAGGCCGGTAAGAAGGCTTTTGCGCGTATCACGCTGAAATCTGAATAA
- a CDS encoding peptidoglycan DD-metalloendopeptidase family protein codes for MTTEPSKAPPLYPKTHLLAASGIAALLSLALLVFPSSDVEAKKTTLSLELESPAEQLTQDQDAADAAQATTEPAASPFAQIENSDENAAQTAETAPAPVAAAEKSKEPGHREVVVSKGDTLSTLFEKVGLPAASVHEVLASDKQAKQFSQLKRGQKLEFELSPEGQLTSLHSKVSDVETITLTKNDKGYSFNRVTAKPTVRTAYVHGVINSSLSQSAARAGLSHSLTMDMASVFGYDVDFAQDIRQGDEFDVIYEQKVINGKAVGTGPILSARFTNRGKTYTAVRYTNKQGNSSYYTADGNSMRKAFIRTPVDFARISSKFSMGRKHPILNKIRAHKGVDYAAPRGTPIKAAGDGKVLLAGRRGGYGNTVIIQHGNTYRTLYGHMQGFAKGVKTGGTVKQGQVIGYIGTTGLSTGPHLHYEFQVNGVHVDPLGQKLPMADPIAKSERARFLAQSQPLMARMDQEKATMLASSKR; via the coding sequence ATGACCACAGAACCGTCTAAAGCGCCCCCGCTTTACCCGAAGACCCACCTGCTCGCCGCAAGTGGAATCGCCGCCCTTCTCAGTCTGGCGTTGCTGGTATTTCCCTCCAGCGATGTTGAAGCCAAAAAGACGACTCTGAGTCTTGAACTGGAAAGTCCTGCTGAACAACTGACACAAGATCAAGACGCTGCCGATGCAGCTCAAGCCACAACCGAACCTGCAGCTTCCCCGTTCGCACAAATCGAAAACAGCGACGAAAATGCCGCGCAAACAGCCGAAACTGCGCCGGCGCCTGTTGCGGCTGCTGAGAAATCAAAAGAGCCTGGTCACCGCGAGGTCGTGGTCTCCAAAGGCGATACGCTGTCTACCCTGTTTGAAAAGGTTGGCCTGCCTGCAGCCTCTGTGCACGAAGTACTGGCAAGCGACAAGCAGGCCAAACAGTTCAGCCAGCTCAAGCGTGGTCAGAAACTCGAATTCGAACTGAGTCCGGAAGGACAGTTGACCAGCTTGCACAGCAAGGTCAGCGACGTTGAAACCATTACCCTGACCAAGAACGATAAGGGCTATTCGTTCAACCGTGTCACCGCCAAGCCAACGGTTCGCACTGCCTACGTTCATGGCGTCATCAACAGCTCGCTTTCGCAGTCCGCTGCGCGCGCCGGCCTCTCTCACAGCCTGACGATGGATATGGCCAGCGTCTTCGGCTACGACGTCGACTTTGCTCAGGACATCCGTCAGGGTGACGAATTCGATGTGATCTACGAGCAGAAAGTCATCAACGGCAAGGCAGTCGGCACCGGCCCGATCCTTTCCGCGCGCTTCACCAACCGTGGCAAGACCTACACCGCCGTTCGCTACACCAACAAACAAGGCAACAGCAGCTATTACACCGCCGATGGCAACAGCATGCGCAAGGCTTTCATCCGGACGCCGGTTGACTTCGCCCGCATCAGCTCGAAGTTCTCCATGGGCCGCAAGCACCCGATTCTCAACAAGATCCGCGCCCATAAAGGTGTTGATTACGCTGCTCCACGGGGCACGCCGATCAAGGCTGCCGGTGACGGCAAAGTATTACTGGCCGGTCGTCGTGGCGGTTACGGCAACACCGTGATCATCCAGCATGGCAACACTTACCGTACGCTCTATGGCCACATGCAGGGTTTCGCCAAAGGCGTGAAAACCGGCGGTACCGTCAAGCAGGGTCAAGTCATTGGCTACATCGGTACCACCGGCCTTTCTACTGGCCCACATTTGCATTACGAATTCCAGGTAAACGGCGTTCACGTCGATCCGCTGGGCCAGAAGCTGCCAATGGCCGATCCGATCGCCAAGTCCGAGCGCGCGCGTTTCCTGGCGCAGAGCCAGCCGCTGATGGCGCGCATGGATCAAGAGAAGGCCACCATGCTGGCTTCGAGCAAGCGCTAA
- a CDS encoding anhydro-N-acetylmuramic acid kinase produces the protein MALYIGVMSGTSLDGLDIALIEQTSAIKLIATHYLPMPDSLRAELLGLCASGPDEIARSAIAQQHWVELAASGIHALLAQQQLQPDAIRAIGSHGQTIRHEPARGFTVQIGNPALLTELTGITVVSDFRSRDVAAGGQGAPLVPAFHEALFEERTGNQAVLNVGGFSNLSLIEPSKPVAGFDCGPGNVLMDAWIHRQRGENYDRDGQWAATGTVQPSLLKALLSDPFFVTKGPKSTGREVFNLPWLEQHLSRLPSFAAEDVQATLLELTALTIVESLQSAQSDTQELLVCGGGAHNATLMKRLADLLPNTKVASTSTHGVDPDWVEAMAFAWLAHCCLEGIAANRPSVTGARGLRVLGAIYPA, from the coding sequence ATGGCCCTGTATATCGGTGTGATGTCCGGAACCAGTCTCGACGGGCTGGACATCGCCCTGATCGAACAGACCTCGGCGATCAAACTGATCGCCACCCACTACCTGCCAATGCCTGATTCCCTGCGCGCCGAGCTGCTTGGCCTGTGTGCCAGCGGCCCCGACGAGATCGCCCGTTCGGCGATTGCCCAGCAACACTGGGTCGAGCTCGCAGCCTCAGGTATTCATGCCCTCCTCGCTCAACAACAGCTCCAACCCGATGCCATCCGCGCTATCGGCAGCCACGGTCAGACCATTCGCCATGAACCGGCACGCGGCTTCACCGTGCAGATCGGTAACCCAGCCCTGCTGACAGAGTTGACCGGCATTACCGTCGTCAGTGATTTCCGCAGCCGCGATGTTGCGGCGGGCGGCCAGGGTGCACCTCTGGTGCCAGCGTTTCACGAAGCTTTGTTTGAAGAGCGTACCGGTAACCAGGCAGTCTTGAATGTAGGCGGATTCAGCAATCTCAGCCTGATTGAGCCAAGCAAACCTGTAGCCGGTTTCGACTGCGGCCCGGGGAATGTTCTGATGGACGCCTGGATTCACCGGCAACGCGGCGAAAACTATGACCGGGACGGGCAGTGGGCTGCGACCGGCACGGTTCAGCCAAGCCTGCTCAAAGCACTGCTCAGCGACCCGTTCTTCGTGACCAAAGGCCCGAAGAGTACCGGCCGTGAAGTGTTCAATCTGCCTTGGCTGGAACAGCATCTTTCACGCCTGCCGAGCTTTGCGGCCGAAGACGTTCAGGCCACGCTGCTCGAACTGACGGCGCTGACCATCGTCGAGTCGCTGCAAAGTGCTCAATCGGACACGCAGGAACTGCTGGTCTGTGGCGGCGGCGCACATAACGCCACACTGATGAAACGACTGGCGGATCTACTGCCGAACACTAAGGTCGCCAGCACCTCAACTCACGGCGTCGATCCGGATTGGGTGGAAGCCATGGCCTTCGCGTGGCTCGCTCATTGCTGCCTGGAAGGGATTGCCGCCAACCGGCCAAGCGTCACCGGGGCTCGCGGTCTGCGCGTACTCGGCGCTATCTACCCGGCATAA
- the erpA gene encoding iron-sulfur cluster insertion protein ErpA, with translation MSVESFTPTALQFTQGAAHKVKSLVDEEGNDRLKLRVFVTGGGCSGFQYGFTFDEDVADDDTIVEREGVSLVVDPMSFQYLAGAEVDYQEGLEGSRFVIKNPNATTTCGCGSSFSI, from the coding sequence ATGAGCGTCGAATCCTTCACCCCCACGGCTTTGCAATTCACTCAAGGTGCTGCGCACAAGGTGAAGAGCCTGGTCGATGAAGAGGGGAATGATCGCTTGAAGCTGCGCGTATTCGTTACGGGCGGCGGTTGTTCTGGGTTTCAATACGGTTTCACCTTCGATGAAGACGTGGCCGATGACGACACCATCGTCGAGCGCGAAGGCGTGAGCCTGGTGGTCGATCCGATGAGCTTCCAGTACCTGGCCGGTGCCGAGGTGGATTATCAGGAAGGTCTGGAAGGTTCGCGCTTCGTGATCAAGAACCCGAATGCCACAACGACATGTGGTTGCGGATCGTCGTTCTCGATCTGA
- the argC gene encoding N-acetyl-gamma-glutamyl-phosphate reductase — MVKVGIVGGTGYTGVELLRLLAQHPQAEVVVITSRSEAGLAVADMYPNLRGHYDGLAFSVPDVKTLGACDVVFFATPHGVAHALAGELLAAGTKVIDLSADFRLQDADEWAKWYGQPHGAPELLDEAVYGLPEVNREHIKKARLIAVPGCYPTATQLGFLPLLEAGLADASRLIADCKSGVSGAGRGAAVGSLYSETSESMKAYAVKGHRHLPEIRQGLRRAAGKDVGLTFVPHLTPMIRGIHSTLYATVVDRSVDLQALFEKRYANEPFVDVMPAGSHPETRSVRGANVCRIAVHRPQDGDLVVVLSVIDNLVKGASGQAVQNMNILFGLDERFGLSHAGMLP; from the coding sequence ATGGTCAAGGTCGGTATCGTCGGCGGCACGGGTTACACCGGTGTCGAACTGCTGCGTCTGTTGGCACAGCATCCGCAGGCAGAAGTGGTCGTCATCACTTCCCGATCCGAGGCCGGTCTGGCCGTGGCTGACATGTACCCGAACCTGCGCGGCCACTACGACGGCCTGGCGTTCAGCGTGCCGGACGTGAAAACCCTCGGCGCCTGCGATGTGGTGTTCTTCGCCACGCCACACGGTGTGGCTCACGCCTTGGCAGGCGAACTGCTGGCGGCGGGCACCAAGGTCATTGATCTGTCGGCCGACTTCCGTCTGCAAGACGCTGATGAATGGGCCAAGTGGTACGGCCAGCCGCACGGCGCGCCAGAACTGCTGGACGAAGCTGTCTACGGTTTGCCGGAAGTCAATCGCGAGCACATCAAGAAAGCGCGCCTGATCGCGGTGCCGGGTTGCTACCCAACCGCTACGCAACTGGGCTTCCTGCCATTGCTTGAAGCAGGGCTGGCCGACGCTTCGCGCCTGATCGCCGACTGCAAATCCGGCGTCAGCGGTGCCGGGCGTGGCGCGGCTGTAGGTTCTTTGTACTCCGAGACGTCGGAAAGCATGAAGGCCTATGCGGTAAAAGGTCATCGCCACCTGCCAGAAATTCGCCAGGGTCTGCGTCGCGCGGCGGGCAAGGATGTCGGCCTGACCTTCGTACCGCACCTGACGCCGATGATTCGTGGTATTCACTCCACACTCTATGCGACCGTGGTCGATCGCTCGGTGGATCTGCAGGCGCTGTTCGAAAAGCGCTACGCCAACGAACCGTTCGTCGATGTAATGCCCGCCGGTAGCCACCCGGAAACCCGCAGCGTGCGCGGCGCCAACGTCTGCCGCATTGCTGTGCATCGTCCGCAAGATGGCGATCTGGTGGTGGTACTTTCGGTGATCGACAATCTCGTCAAAGGCGCCTCGGGCCAGGCGGTGCAGAACATGAACATCCTGTTCGGACTGGACGAGCGCTTCGGCCTGTCCCACGCCGGCATGCTTCCTTAA